AATCCAGGTATCCTGTCCGGTTTTTTCCTTAATCTGTTCAGCCACTTTCCGTGCATCGGCCCGGTTTGTAAAATTCCCTACACGCACCCGGTACCACACCTTATCCGTATGACTCAGGTAAGCATTCTGGATATACGCATCAAATCCGGCATCCTGCAGTTCCTTCATGGCTTTTTGAGCCGTTTTGTAACTGGTCCAACTGGATACCTGGATTGTATACCGGCTTTTATCACTGGGAATTCTGTTGGCTGCTTCCTGGGCGGACATATTAGGTGATGGTTTGCTTACAGGCGGTTTGAAAGATTTTTTCTGTTCAGCTGTCGGCTCAGGTGCAGGTTGCCAGGTCTCCTCTTCCGTCACTTCAGCAGGTTTTTCAGGTTCAACCGGTTTTTCTTCAACCACTTCGGAGGTTTCCTCTTCTGTCTCTCCGGCCAATGTGATTTCATAAATAAAGCTCTCATCCGTTTCTTTGCCGGTTTCATCAATCATCACAACGATTACTTCATAAGTTCCGGGGACATCCGGGACGAAGGTTACCGCTTCCGCGTAATCCGAAGGTTCAAAATCACGGGGATCCAAACGGGATTCAGCCGGTTTTTTCTTAAATGCCCACTGAAACTGGGTCACGTTTTCCGTGTCTTTCTGAATGGTAACATCAATGGGTTCACCAACCGTACCGTGATATTTCTTGGCACATGCGGAAAAAATCAGCAAAACTCCTAAAAGCAAAACTATAGCAAAAAGGACCTTTTTCATGATAACCTCCTGTTAGATAATGAATACTATTAAATAAGGTCAATATTTGCAAAGAAAAAAGCAATTTCTTTTTTTGCATTTTCCGGGGAATCGGAGCCATGCACTGCGTTTCGTCGGTTATCTTCTCCATATTTATGCCGGATGGTCCCTTCTTCTGCTTTCCGGGCATCTGTTTCACCGATGATAGCCCTGAATGCATCCACGGCATTTTCTTTTTCCAGCACGAGGGCAACGGAAGGACCGCTTGTCATGAACTCAATCAGGGGTTTGAAAAAAGGTTTGTGTTTGTGTATCTTGTAGAAACTCTTCGCCTGTTTTTCTGTCAACTGCACCTTACGTATTCCATGAATCACAAATCCGGCCTGAATACAATCATCCATGATTTTGCCGGTATATCCTTTTAAAACGGCGTCAGGTTTGATAATACACAGTGTATAATCCATTCTACTTCCTTTCCTTTATCTGATCATGGAGTGTTTTTCCCATCAGAGCAGGATTTTCAATGACGCAGATTCCTGCTTCCTGAAGCTGCTTCATTTTATCGGAAGCCTTCCCTTTTCCACCGCTGATAATGGCACCGGCATGACCCATCCGTTTTCCGGGCGGGGCAGTTTGTCCGGCAATAAATGCCGCAAGGGGCTTTGTAAAATGATTTTTCGCCCAATCAGCAGCCTCTTCTTCTGCTGTTCCTCCAATTTCACCAATCATGAGAACGGCTTCTGTTTGATCG
This genomic stretch from Candidatus Neomarinimicrobiota bacterium harbors:
- a CDS encoding SPOR domain-containing protein, whose translation is MKKVLFAIVLLLGVLLIFSACAKKYHGTVGEPIDVTIQKDTENVTQFQWAFKKKPAESRLDPRDFEPSDYAEAVTFVPDVPGTYEVIVVMIDETGKETDESFIYEITLAGETEEETSEVVEEKPVEPEKPAEVTEEETWQPAPEPTAEQKKSFKPPVSKPSPNMSAQEAANRIPSDKSRYTIQVSSWTSYKTAQKAMKELQDAGFDAYIQNAYLSHTDKVWYRVRVGNFTNRADARKVAEQIKEKTGQDTWIDYMRKDY
- the ndk gene encoding nucleoside-diphosphate kinase, with amino-acid sequence MDYTLCIIKPDAVLKGYTGKIMDDCIQAGFVIHGIRKVQLTEKQAKSFYKIHKHKPFFKPLIEFMTSGPSVALVLEKENAVDAFRAIIGETDARKAEEGTIRHKYGEDNRRNAVHGSDSPENAKKEIAFFFANIDLI